A genome region from Methanosphaera sp. WGK6 includes the following:
- a CDS encoding CBS domain-containing protein — protein MELKTKNNIGIKDAMTYNVITATSDTKISDIATIMTKNDISSVVIEDECVEGIVTSNNIISKVVSKNISPQDITADMVMDKFVEINPSTSLVEASSVMIKNNCKVVLVIDDNNDLKGLLTLTDIVRVSPELIELFVEENILEESFSEDKQYKTSDESLDEGVCEKCGVYGELEDNDGQYLCSECIEELSEE, from the coding sequence ATGGAATTAAAAACAAAAAATAATATTGGTATTAAAGATGCAATGACATACAATGTCATAACAGCTACAAGTGATACAAAAATATCGGATATAGCAACTATAATGACTAAGAATGACATTAGTTCCGTGGTTATAGAAGATGAATGTGTAGAAGGAATAGTTACAAGTAATAATATTATTTCAAAAGTTGTATCTAAAAACATATCTCCACAAGATATAACTGCAGACATGGTTATGGATAAGTTTGTAGAAATAAATCCTAGTACTTCATTGGTAGAAGCATCATCAGTAATGATTAAAAATAATTGTAAAGTAGTTTTAGTAATTGATGATAACAATGATTTAAAAGGATTACTCACCTTAACAGATATTGTAAGAGTATCTCCTGAATTAATTGAATTATTCGTCGAAGAAAATATTCTTGAAGAATCATTCTCAGAAGATAAACAATACAAAACAAGTGATGAAAGTTTAGATGAGGGTGTATGTGAAAAATGTGGTGTTTATGGAGAATTAGAAGATAATGATGGACAATATTTATGTTCAGAATGTATTGAAGAATTATCAGAAGAATAA
- a CDS encoding 7-carboxy-7-deazaguanine synthase QueE, with amino-acid sequence MTITSKIIEIFSSIQGEGLLIGKRQIFIRFSGCNINCVYCDTENSKTTDLGKEYSFEELNNKIQELMTPDFDSLEITGGEPLLHSKYIHDFLKKYPYKAMLETNATLPDNMKLLTDVIDIVSMDIKLPEHFNSQDEWKQIYQQELETIKVMESKNQKYYIKIVISPTTPLNIMNKLLGDLKTITSNDIEIIIQPVSPMSLWNSKENLFKISELIGTQYNVSVIPQIHKYLGVE; translated from the coding sequence ATAACCATCACTTCTAAAATAATAGAGATATTCTCAAGTATTCAAGGAGAAGGACTACTTATAGGTAAACGTCAAATATTCATAAGGTTCTCTGGATGTAATATAAACTGTGTATACTGTGATACAGAAAACAGTAAAACAACAGATTTAGGAAAAGAGTACTCCTTCGAAGAACTAAATAACAAAATACAGGAATTAATGACGCCTGACTTTGATTCACTAGAAATAACTGGTGGAGAACCACTTCTACACTCAAAATACATTCATGATTTTCTAAAAAAATATCCCTACAAAGCAATGCTTGAAACAAATGCTACATTACCTGATAATATGAAATTACTAACTGATGTAATTGACATAGTATCTATGGATATAAAATTACCTGAACATTTTAATTCACAGGATGAATGGAAGCAAATATATCAACAAGAACTAGAAACAATAAAAGTAATGGAATCAAAAAATCAAAAATACTATATCAAAATAGTTATCTCACCAACCACACCACTCAATATCATGAATAAACTACTTGGTGATCTAAAAACAATAACATCCAATGATATTGAAATTATAATTCAACCAGTAAGTCCCATGTCATTATGGAATAGTAAAGAAAATCTCTTTAAAATATCAGAATTAATAGGAACACAATATAATGTATCTGTAATTCCACAAATACACAAGTATCTTGGTGTAGAATAA
- a CDS encoding 6-pyruvoyl tetrahydropterin synthase family protein, with product MKVNLDGIHTNLRFSAAHMVIGHESCGKIHGHSYIVDVEISGEKSGQFGFVIDFKILKGITRKICKQLDHRVLIPVNSPDLEITYEDDKTVEFKVLGDLEYKLPRSDVVLLPVVATTAECLSEYITEAIVDELEDTTTLEYIELQVNEGIGQGASYHKKLN from the coding sequence ATGAAAGTAAATTTAGATGGAATTCATACAAATTTAAGATTTTCAGCAGCGCACATGGTAATAGGACATGAGTCATGTGGAAAAATACATGGACATAGTTACATAGTGGATGTGGAAATAAGTGGTGAAAAATCAGGACAATTTGGCTTTGTAATAGACTTTAAAATATTAAAAGGAATTACTAGGAAAATATGTAAACAATTAGATCATAGAGTATTAATACCTGTAAATAGTCCAGACCTTGAAATAACATATGAAGATGATAAAACAGTAGAATTCAAAGTACTTGGTGATTTAGAATATAAACTACCACGTTCAGATGTAGTATTATTACCAGTAGTAGCTACAACTGCAGAATGTCTATCTGAATATATAACAGAAGCAATAGTTGATGAACTAGAAGATACAACAACTCTTGAATACATAGAATTACAAGTTAATGAAGGAATAGGTCAAGGTGCATCCTATCATAAAAAATTAAACTAA
- a CDS encoding DUF366 family protein, whose amino-acid sequence MQYLKWEDGNEYDGSQINPSWAFQEFGVKDSTIVSWLGPMNILGKNLIDYEDVGLDIKGNMMLNFIVEHFDEQPGSLRLAYHRQRMLVMITRDKLLDYGINTTQDGDDIFINNKKLSVSIATASISSMKMHFALNITVDGTPGDVETSALEDNGMTIEQIHQLQDSIAKTYIETIETIEKDIVKTKVF is encoded by the coding sequence ATGCAATACTTAAAATGGGAAGATGGAAATGAATATGATGGAAGTCAAATAAATCCTTCATGGGCTTTCCAAGAATTTGGAGTGAAAGATTCAACAATAGTTTCATGGTTAGGGCCAATGAATATACTTGGAAAAAACCTGATAGACTATGAAGATGTAGGTTTAGATATTAAAGGGAATATGATGCTAAATTTCATAGTAGAACATTTTGATGAACAACCAGGAAGTTTAAGATTAGCATACCACAGACAAAGAATGTTGGTCATGATAACAAGAGATAAATTATTAGATTATGGTATTAATACAACACAAGATGGGGATGACATATTCATAAACAATAAAAAACTATCAGTATCTATAGCAACAGCATCAATAAGTTCAATGAAAATGCATTTTGCATTAAATATCACAGTAGATGGAACACCTGGTGATGTAGAAACATCAGCACTAGAAGATAATGGAATGACAATAGAACAAATACATCAATTACAAGATTCAATTGCAAAAACATATATTGAAACTATAGAAACCATAGAAAAAGATATAGTAAAAACAAAAGTATTTTAG
- a CDS encoding nucleotide sugar dehydrogenase, with protein MKICVIGQGYIGIPTAVLFAKNNCQVIGVDINETIVSNLNKGNITIEEPKIKEILKTCLENGTYMVKTHPEESNVYIITVPTPFKENSFECDLKHVISACESIIPYIKKEDIIIIESTIAPLSTETVIKPLFEKEGYVIGEDLYLAHCPERVLPGNILEELVHNSRIIGGITPQCTRKATEVYKIFVEGEIIETEAKIAELSKCMENTYRDVNIALANELVKIGAKLDINVLEVIEIANKHPRVNILSPGPGVGGHCIAIDPYFVYSLAQEEAKIIKMARDTNKSMPDFVVKNVKNILNDYKENKHIISIFGLAYKGNSDDDRESPSYDIIRGLEKDFDLKIYDPHIKFTNLSFEEAIQDSSLLLILTNHDEFKELDFNKLKENMKQPIIFDTKNIIDKNDILEEITLFNFGNLPK; from the coding sequence ATGAAAATCTGTGTTATAGGTCAAGGTTATATTGGAATACCTACCGCAGTATTATTTGCAAAAAATAATTGTCAAGTAATAGGTGTAGATATAAATGAAACAATAGTTTCAAATTTAAATAAAGGAAATATAACTATTGAAGAACCAAAAATTAAAGAAATTCTAAAAACATGCCTAGAAAATGGAACATATATGGTAAAAACACACCCTGAAGAATCTAATGTTTATATAATAACAGTACCTACACCTTTTAAGGAAAATAGTTTTGAATGTGATTTAAAACATGTTATAAGTGCATGTGAATCAATAATACCCTACATAAAAAAAGAAGATATAATTATAATTGAATCAACTATTGCACCATTATCTACAGAAACTGTAATTAAACCACTCTTTGAAAAAGAAGGATATGTTATTGGTGAAGATTTATATCTAGCTCATTGTCCTGAAAGAGTATTACCTGGAAATATTTTAGAAGAATTAGTTCATAATAGTAGAATTATAGGTGGAATAACTCCTCAATGTACTAGAAAAGCTACTGAAGTATATAAAATCTTTGTTGAAGGAGAAATTATAGAAACAGAAGCAAAAATAGCTGAGTTATCTAAGTGTATGGAAAACACATATCGGGATGTGAACATAGCGCTGGCTAATGAATTGGTTAAAATAGGTGCTAAGTTAGATATTAATGTATTAGAAGTAATTGAAATAGCAAATAAACATCCAAGAGTTAATATACTCTCACCAGGACCTGGAGTGGGTGGACATTGTATAGCTATAGATCCCTACTTTGTATATTCATTAGCACAAGAAGAAGCTAAAATAATAAAGATGGCTCGTGATACTAATAAAAGTATGCCTGACTTTGTAGTTAAAAATGTGAAAAATATATTAAATGATTATAAAGAAAATAAACACATAATATCCATATTTGGTTTAGCATATAAGGGAAATTCAGATGATGACAGAGAAAGTCCATCCTATGATATAATAAGAGGCCTAGAAAAAGATTTTGATTTAAAGATATATGATCCACATATTAAATTTACAAATCTAAGCTTTGAAGAAGCAATACAAGATTCATCACTACTATTAATTCTAACTAATCATGATGAATTCAAAGAACTCGATTTCAATAAATTAAAAGAAAATATGAAACAACCAATAATATTTGATACAAAAAATATTATAGATAAAAATGATATTCTAGAAGAAATTACCTTATTTAACTTTGGTAATTTACCTAAATAA
- a CDS encoding DUF5612 domain-containing protein, with protein MVDAITLYMLDKPGVLKKLSDYIAKKKINIVYTYMHVESKGYASTYLELDHVKDMNELITGLESFPEVVNVELSASMDKVWGKRIIIIGGGAQVSQVALGAITEADRHNIRGERISVDTLPLAGEQKLEEAVRAVCSLSRVGVLVLAGSLMGGSIVNAIDEVKKSGIKVISLNMVGSVRDHADLVVTDPVQAGVMAVMTVANTAKFDIDRVNEVL; from the coding sequence ATGGTAGATGCAATAACACTGTATATGTTAGATAAACCAGGAGTTCTAAAAAAATTATCTGATTATATTGCAAAAAAGAAGATTAATATAGTTTATACATACATGCATGTTGAATCTAAAGGATATGCATCTACATATCTTGAATTGGATCATGTTAAAGATATGAATGAACTCATCACAGGACTTGAATCATTTCCTGAAGTGGTAAATGTTGAATTATCTGCGTCAATGGATAAAGTATGGGGTAAAAGAATTATAATTATTGGTGGTGGAGCACAGGTATCTCAAGTAGCACTTGGTGCAATTACAGAAGCAGACCGTCATAATATTAGAGGGGAACGAATTAGTGTAGATACTTTACCTTTAGCGGGGGAACAAAAATTAGAAGAAGCAGTACGTGCAGTATGTTCATTATCTCGTGTTGGTGTACTAGTACTTGCAGGCTCATTAATGGGTGGATCTATTGTTAATGCAATTGATGAAGTAAAAAAGAGTGGAATTAAAGTTATTAGTTTAAATATGGTTGGTTCTGTAAGGGATCATGCTGATTTGGTAGTAACTGATCCAGTTCAAGCAGGAGTCATGGCTGTAATGACTGTAGCAAATACTGCTAAATTTGATATTGACCGTGTTAATGAAGTATTATAA
- the feoB gene encoding ferrous iron transport protein B, with translation MEKLKFLLAGNPNVGKSSVFNHLTGMKQHVGNWPGKTVEQKSGSFEFDNYEIEMIDLPGNYSLTPYSVEEQVSRDAIIHEENDAVINIIDAENIQRNLYLTLQILETGANTVLAVNLLNYAEEAGFEIDLKKLEKTLGIPIVVVDAREGTGLNELVRTAIKAAKNPTNRADSLTYGFELDDHINEVKSMFPNLKVGSAPDSWVAVKLLEGDDEVMDLAEESPDKENLRKVNEIRKHLEKILNDNVDDAFIDARYGEIAGIMNKCVKKPSGNKETLTDKIDKIVTNRFLGIPIFLVVIYLVFYLTYTIGGPYQDLIDAGFTALIDYLTPMLGDGLLSSFVLNGVIGGVGSILTFIPIIFILFFLLSLIEDVGYLARAAFVIDRAMYKIMGLSGKAFIPMILGFGCDVTGVMATRTLANESDRISTMLALPFISCSARIPIYALFTAVFFTQNQTEVTFGLYILGMIVAVIVARLLKGTVFSEESAPFIMELPPYRLPTMKSATLHMWERGSLFIKKAGTIILGTSILVWLLGNLPPGVEEGTIESVIGMFGNAIAPIFAPLGFGFWQAAVALVFGIMAKEIVVSTFGTLFGVGEDGISEVLPGLFTPLTSLSYMVFTLLYVPCFACLGAIKEETNSWKWMGVCVVLCLVVAYIASFIVYQGGLLLGFT, from the coding sequence ATGGAGAAACTAAAATTTTTACTAGCAGGTAATCCAAATGTAGGTAAAAGTTCAGTATTCAACCATCTTACTGGTATGAAACAACACGTTGGAAACTGGCCTGGTAAAACAGTAGAACAAAAATCTGGTAGTTTCGAATTTGATAACTATGAAATCGAAATGATAGATCTTCCAGGTAATTATAGTTTAACCCCTTATTCAGTAGAAGAACAAGTTTCACGTGATGCAATAATTCATGAAGAAAATGATGCAGTAATAAATATTATTGATGCAGAAAATATTCAAAGAAACTTATACTTAACATTACAAATCCTAGAAACAGGGGCTAATACAGTATTAGCAGTGAACTTGTTAAATTATGCTGAAGAAGCAGGTTTTGAAATAGATCTTAAAAAACTAGAAAAAACACTAGGAATTCCAATAGTAGTAGTAGATGCTAGGGAAGGAACAGGACTTAATGAACTAGTAAGAACAGCAATCAAAGCAGCAAAAAATCCTACCAATAGGGCAGACTCATTAACATATGGTTTTGAATTAGATGATCATATTAATGAAGTAAAATCAATGTTCCCTAACTTAAAAGTAGGTTCTGCACCAGATTCATGGGTAGCAGTAAAACTTTTAGAAGGTGATGATGAAGTAATGGATCTTGCCGAAGAATCACCTGATAAAGAAAATTTACGTAAAGTAAATGAAATAAGAAAACATCTAGAAAAAATATTAAATGATAATGTTGATGACGCATTTATTGATGCAAGATATGGAGAGATTGCAGGTATAATGAATAAATGTGTTAAAAAACCTTCTGGAAACAAAGAAACATTAACTGATAAAATTGATAAAATAGTTACAAATAGATTCCTAGGAATACCAATATTCTTAGTAGTAATATATTTAGTATTCTATCTCACATATACAATAGGAGGTCCTTACCAGGATTTAATTGATGCTGGATTCACAGCATTAATAGATTATTTAACTCCAATGCTCGGTGATGGATTATTATCATCATTTGTACTTAATGGTGTAATAGGTGGAGTAGGTTCAATACTCACATTTATTCCAATTATATTCATATTATTCTTCTTATTAAGTTTGATAGAAGATGTTGGATATTTAGCAAGAGCAGCATTTGTAATTGATAGAGCAATGTATAAAATCATGGGATTATCAGGTAAAGCATTTATACCAATGATTCTAGGATTTGGATGTGACGTAACAGGGGTAATGGCAACAAGAACACTTGCAAATGAAAGTGATAGAATCTCCACAATGTTAGCATTACCATTTATTTCATGCAGTGCAAGAATACCTATCTATGCATTATTCACAGCAGTATTCTTTACACAAAACCAAACAGAAGTAACATTTGGATTATACATTTTAGGTATGATTGTAGCAGTTATAGTAGCAAGATTACTTAAAGGAACAGTATTCTCTGAAGAATCTGCACCATTTATCATGGAATTACCACCATACAGGTTACCAACCATGAAAAGTGCAACACTACACATGTGGGAAAGAGGATCTCTCTTTATTAAAAAAGCAGGAACAATCATTTTAGGTACATCCATACTTGTATGGTTACTTGGAAACTTGCCACCAGGTGTAGAAGAAGGTACTATTGAAAGTGTAATTGGTATGTTTGGTAATGCAATTGCACCTATATTTGCTCCATTAGGATTTGGATTCTGGCAAGCAGCAGTAGCTCTTGTATTTGGTATCATGGCAAAAGAAATTGTTGTATCAACTTTCGGTACACTATTTGGTGTAGGTGAAGATGGTATAAGTGAAGTACTTCCTGGATTATTCACACCATTAACTTCACTTTCCTACATGGTATTTACATTACTATATGTTCCATGTTTCGCATGTCTTGGTGCAATCAAAGAGGAAACAAATTCATGGAAATGGATGGGTGTATGTGTAGTACTGTGTCTAGTCGTAGCATATATAGCATCATTCATAGTTTACCAAGGAGGATTATTGTTAGGATTTACATAA
- a CDS encoding FeoA family protein: MARTVDDLQPGESGVVKSHKVKGSLGKHLREMGLISGTPIKLERKAPLGYPVEVRIQGFSLALRKEEAESIELE, translated from the coding sequence ATGGCAAGAACAGTTGATGATTTACAACCTGGAGAATCAGGTGTAGTCAAATCACATAAAGTTAAAGGATCTCTTGGTAAACATTTAAGGGAAATGGGTCTTATCAGTGGTACTCCTATTAAACTTGAAAGAAAAGCACCATTAGGTTATCCTGTTGAAGTAAGAATTCAGGGATTTTCTTTAGCTTTAAGAAAAGAGGAAGCAGAATCAATTGAATTAGAATAA
- a CDS encoding energy-converting hydrogenase B subunit P, giving the protein MKIVLRPHHIISLAGYIVELRTSFRNLIVVNHQDEPIKLEVPVLDDQWIEEHEALGLEVIPVNDDDDFLVMYQIAKHKLDAERKALEGN; this is encoded by the coding sequence ATGAAAATAGTATTAAGACCACATCATATAATAAGTTTAGCTGGTTATATTGTAGAACTAAGAACATCTTTCAGAAATTTAATTGTGGTAAATCATCAAGATGAACCAATTAAATTAGAAGTTCCTGTTCTTGATGATCAATGGATTGAAGAACATGAAGCATTAGGATTAGAAGTAATTCCTGTTAATGATGATGACGACTTCTTAGTAATGTATCAAATAGCTAAACATAAATTAGATGCAGAAAGAAAAGCATTAGAAGGTAATTAA
- a CDS encoding respiratory chain complex I subunit 1 family protein, with translation MDIITSIGYVIGAFIIGSIVCLWLPGIEKKSEARVQQRLGPQLTSPGVYTTLKFFFKQGLKPSAILPRVYNALPIVTLIVVAAIYLILLPQVMVAWGPFASLVALVGLLKVEEVLYLFMCSFSQSLLSKNMPFPDQIKGAKHVGAKQSFFEQISANRSLKLISYGSLPFYIALFIPAIMAGSINLLDIVKYQMVCGPVVLSLPGIIGTIVFFVGFLIVLNSNPFAYMEGHSDVIQGPLMEYMSKSRAVYTMAHAFLIFVGGCVYSTLFLGVPPAFSVSIIVPIICSIILTMAAAVTSAFAPLFTNREFYPTVIATSVISVIAVIVAFL, from the coding sequence ATGGATATAATAACATCAATAGGTTATGTAATAGGTGCTTTTATAATTGGAAGTATTGTATGTTTATGGTTACCTGGAATTGAAAAGAAATCAGAAGCAAGAGTACAACAAAGACTCGGACCTCAACTTACAAGTCCTGGTGTATACACAACATTAAAATTCTTCTTTAAACAAGGATTAAAACCATCTGCTATACTACCTAGAGTATATAATGCATTACCAATAGTAACTTTGATTGTAGTAGCAGCAATATATTTAATATTACTACCTCAAGTAATGGTAGCATGGGGACCATTTGCTAGTTTAGTAGCACTTGTAGGATTATTAAAAGTGGAAGAAGTATTATACTTATTCATGTGTTCATTCTCACAATCACTTTTATCTAAAAATATGCCATTCCCTGATCAAATTAAAGGTGCAAAACACGTAGGTGCTAAACAATCATTCTTTGAACAAATAAGTGCAAATAGATCATTAAAACTTATATCATATGGTAGTTTACCATTTTATATAGCTTTATTCATACCTGCTATAATGGCTGGAAGTATAAACTTACTTGATATTGTAAAATATCAAATGGTTTGTGGACCAGTAGTATTAAGTTTACCAGGTATCATTGGTACAATTGTATTCTTTGTAGGATTCTTAATTGTTCTCAATTCAAATCCTTTTGCATATATGGAAGGACACTCTGATGTAATTCAAGGTCCTCTCATGGAATACATGTCTAAATCAAGAGCTGTATATACAATGGCACATGCATTTTTAATATTTGTTGGTGGATGTGTATACTCCACATTATTCTTAGGAGTACCTCCAGCATTTAGTGTATCAATCATAGTACCTATAATATGTTCTATAATATTAACAATGGCAGCAGCTGTAACAAGTGCATTTGCACCATTATTCACAAACCGTGAATTCTATCCTACAGTTATAGCAACCAGTGTAATATCTGTAATAGCAGTTATAGTAGCATTCTTATAA
- a CDS encoding nickel-dependent hydrogenase large subunit, whose translation MVTKIDGATTCNETERQVFETEIDMGTVHPAALEPYRVRLFVEDEIVKDAEITVGLNHRGIERIMEGLPVEKANALTEKVCGICSNGHIYNSCRVAEGAMGIEIPERAVYLRVLAEELERLHSHMLYLGHGSEVLCHETFAMRIFYIRESVMDLLYMMGGNRVQYGVSVLGGVRPRADLNLKEQQRVLETMDYIDDKVGAFAERFVSDPMVMSRITGTGELSQKQALDLHVTGPSLRATGYEYDYRTEMFEYEPFEYDIITQDGGDVRANILMRATEIFQSTRIIRQVIKNLPKGPVVTRDWEMTDAPVYKSYIEVPRGVCYHSYGLEDGKVRHSIVRTPSMSNIAAMQESCIGHPLQDAQLAIVSCDPCFTCTDRAIQVIKL comes from the coding sequence ATGGTTACAAAAATAGATGGAGCAACAACTTGTAATGAAACTGAAAGACAAGTTTTTGAAACAGAAATTGATATGGGTACCGTACATCCAGCAGCTTTAGAACCTTACAGAGTAAGACTATTTGTAGAAGATGAAATAGTTAAAGATGCTGAAATTACAGTAGGTTTAAATCACAGAGGAATCGAAAGAATCATGGAAGGTTTACCTGTAGAAAAAGCAAATGCTTTAACTGAAAAAGTATGTGGTATCTGTTCAAACGGACACATATACAATTCATGTCGTGTAGCAGAAGGTGCTATGGGTATAGAAATACCAGAAAGAGCAGTTTACTTAAGAGTTCTTGCAGAAGAACTTGAAAGATTACACAGTCACATGTTATATTTAGGTCACGGTTCAGAAGTATTATGTCATGAAACATTTGCTATGAGAATATTTTACATAAGAGAATCTGTAATGGACCTATTATATATGATGGGTGGAAATAGAGTACAATATGGTGTATCTGTACTTGGTGGAGTAAGACCTAGAGCAGATTTAAATCTTAAAGAACAACAAAGAGTTCTCGAAACAATGGATTACATTGATGATAAAGTAGGAGCTTTTGCTGAAAGATTTGTATCTGATCCAATGGTAATGAGCCGTATAACTGGTACTGGTGAATTATCACAGAAACAAGCTTTAGATTTACATGTAACTGGACCATCATTAAGAGCTACTGGTTACGAATATGATTACAGAACAGAAATGTTTGAATATGAACCATTTGAATATGATATTATAACTCAAGATGGTGGAGATGTAAGAGCAAATATTCTTATGAGAGCAACTGAAATATTCCAATCAACAAGAATCATTAGACAAGTAATTAAAAACTTACCTAAAGGTCCTGTAGTAACAAGAGATTGGGAAATGACTGATGCTCCAGTATACAAAAGTTACATAGAAGTACCTCGTGGAGTATGTTACCACTCATATGGTTTAGAAGATGGAAAAGTAAGACACAGTATTGTAAGAACACCATCTATGTCTAACATTGCAGCAATGCAAGAATCTTGTATTGGTCATCCTTTACAAGATGCACAACTTGCAATTGTATCATGTGATCCATGTTTCACTTGTACTGATAGAGCTATACAAGTAATTAAATTATAG
- a CDS encoding NADH-quinone oxidoreductase subunit B family protein: MGLKSQSRKKSIHVMLVYTGGCNGCDIEIVNTVLSPKFDIEQYNVYLTWNPREADVLVVSGPVTHWTKEPLLKIYESIPKPKLVVAAGACALTGGVYKNIHGDIPSEEIEGPVENVIPVDAKIPGCAVRPEDIVAGVVSVIPILLEKEDK; this comes from the coding sequence ATGGGACTTAAATCACAATCTCGTAAAAAATCAATACATGTAATGCTAGTTTATACTGGTGGATGTAATGGTTGCGATATAGAAATAGTTAACACAGTTTTATCTCCTAAATTCGATATAGAACAATATAATGTGTATCTAACATGGAATCCAAGAGAAGCTGATGTTTTAGTTGTATCTGGTCCTGTAACTCACTGGACAAAAGAACCACTCCTCAAAATATATGAATCAATACCAAAACCTAAATTGGTAGTTGCAGCAGGAGCATGTGCTTTAACTGGTGGAGTATACAAAAATATTCATGGAGATATTCCATCTGAAGAAATTGAAGGACCTGTAGAAAATGTCATACCTGTTGATGCTAAAATCCCAGGATGTGCAGTAAGACCAGAAGATATTGTAGCTGGAGTAGTATCAGTAATACCAATACTACTGGAAAAAGAAGATAAATAA
- a CDS encoding 4Fe-4S dicluster domain-containing protein, with translation MSLGKIFINGIYVNLKRLIFGSDCRTDLQLRQDALNGNVKPSPKVAEIECIGCGGCSNVCPTKAIVMVPVEPVEIADGIVKTAVPEIDEINCVHCYHCHDFCPIYALFGVAATIHPNDVGIKCDKDVNSMLLDPSEVSEKKIQYIAQYLTDDSIIQKNRELKEKAQKEAEAEAAQNNELEG, from the coding sequence ATGAGTTTAGGAAAAATTTTTATTAACGGTATATACGTTAACCTCAAAAGATTAATCTTTGGTAGTGACTGTAGAACTGACTTACAATTACGCCAAGATGCATTAAATGGTAATGTTAAACCATCACCTAAAGTTGCAGAAATTGAATGTATTGGATGCGGTGGATGTTCAAATGTATGTCCTACAAAAGCTATTGTAATGGTTCCTGTAGAACCAGTTGAAATTGCTGATGGAATTGTAAAAACAGCAGTACCTGAAATTGATGAAATTAACTGTGTACACTGTTACCACTGTCATGATTTCTGTCCAATATATGCTTTATTTGGAGTAGCAGCAACCATACATCCTAATGATGTTGGTATTAAATGTGATAAAGATGTAAACAGTATGCTTTTAGATCCAAGTGAAGTATCTGAGAAAAAAATTCAATACATCGCACAATATTTAACTGATGATTCAATCATTCAGAAAAATAGGGAATTAAAAGAAAAAGCACAAAAAGAAGCTGAAGCAGAAGCAGCTCAAAATAATGAATTAGAGGGATAA